A window of Panicum virgatum strain AP13 chromosome 8K, P.virgatum_v5, whole genome shotgun sequence contains these coding sequences:
- the LOC120644089 gene encoding DNA-directed RNA polymerases I and III subunit RPAC2-like isoform X2, translating into MATRWSVPSPVLLSPRVAFCGYSIPHPADRKINIRVHTTGDPAKDVLKDALQDLMVMCQHVRGTFDNAVANHRAKKPAEQMVIDQK; encoded by the exons ATGGCGACACGGTGGTCGGTGCCGTCCCCCGTGCTCCTCAG CCCAAGGGTAGCATTTTGTGGATATAGCATCCCTCATCCTGCTGACAGGAAAATCAACATTAGAGTTCATACTACAG GAGATCCAGCAAAGGATGTACTGAAAGATGCTTTGCAGGATCTGATGGTTATGTGCCAGCATGTCAGAGGGACTTTTGACAATGCAGTGGCCAACCACAGAGCAAAGAAACCTGCAGAACAAATGGTCATTGATCAGAAATAG